A region from the Symphalangus syndactylus isolate Jambi chromosome 2, NHGRI_mSymSyn1-v2.1_pri, whole genome shotgun sequence genome encodes:
- the SPMIP5 gene encoding sperm-associated microtubule inner protein 5 isoform X3 — protein sequence MEPSKTFMRNLPITPGYSGFVPFLSCQGTSREDDMNHCVKTFREKTQRYKDQLWEFCCAVATAPKLKPVNSEETVLRALHQYNRQHHPLILECKYVKKPLQEPPIPGWAGYLPRAKVTEFGCGTRYTVMAKNCYKDFLEITERAKKAHLKPYEEIYGVSSTKTSAPSPKVLQHEELLPKYPDFSIPDGNCPALGRPLREDPKTPLTCGCAQKPGIPCSGKIYLEPLSSAKYAEG from the exons GCTTCGTGCCGTTCCTCAGCTGCCAAGGAACGTCCAGGGAGGATGACATGAACCACTGTGTGAAAACCTTCCGGGAGAAAACACAGCGCTATAAAGACCAGCTGTGGGAATTTTGCTGCGCAGTGGCCACTGCCCCGAAACTGAAGCCTGTCAACTCCGAGGAGACGGTCCTGCGGGCCCTGCACCAGTACAATCGGCAGCACCACCCCCTGATCCTGG AATGCAAATATGTAAAGAAACCTCTCCAGGAGCCCCCGATCCCTGGCTGGGCAGGCTACCTGCCGAGAGCCAAGGTCACTGAATTTGGCTGTGGCACGAGATACACTGTCATGGCCAAAAACTGCTACAAGGACTTCCTGGAGATCACGGAGAGGGCCAAGAAAGCACATCTGAAACCATATGAAGA AATATACGGAGTTAGCTCCACAAAAACTTCTGCTCCTTCTCCAAAAGTTTTGCAGCATGAAGAGCTGCTGCCAAAATATCCTGATTTTTCTATTCCAG ATGGAAACTGCCCTGCCCTTGGAAGGCCCCTGAGAGAGGACCCCAAAACTCCATTGACATGTGGCTGTGCTCAGAAGCCAGGTATACCATGCAGTGGGAAGATTTATCTAGAGCCACTGTCCTCCGCAAAGTATGCAGAAGGCTAG
- the SPMIP5 gene encoding sperm-associated microtubule inner protein 5 isoform X4, which yields MEPSKTFMRNLPITPGYSGFVPFLSCQGTSREDDMNHCVKTFREKTQRYKDQLWEFCCAVATAPKLKPVNSEETVLRALHQYNRQHHPLILECKYVKKPLQEPPIPGWAGYLPRAKVTEFGCGTRYTVMAKNCYKDFLEITERAKKAHLKPYEEIYGVSSTKTSAPSPKVLQHEELLPKYPDFSIPDGNCPALGRPLREDPKTPLTCGCAQKPGEI from the exons GCTTCGTGCCGTTCCTCAGCTGCCAAGGAACGTCCAGGGAGGATGACATGAACCACTGTGTGAAAACCTTCCGGGAGAAAACACAGCGCTATAAAGACCAGCTGTGGGAATTTTGCTGCGCAGTGGCCACTGCCCCGAAACTGAAGCCTGTCAACTCCGAGGAGACGGTCCTGCGGGCCCTGCACCAGTACAATCGGCAGCACCACCCCCTGATCCTGG AATGCAAATATGTAAAGAAACCTCTCCAGGAGCCCCCGATCCCTGGCTGGGCAGGCTACCTGCCGAGAGCCAAGGTCACTGAATTTGGCTGTGGCACGAGATACACTGTCATGGCCAAAAACTGCTACAAGGACTTCCTGGAGATCACGGAGAGGGCCAAGAAAGCACATCTGAAACCATATGAAGA AATATACGGAGTTAGCTCCACAAAAACTTCTGCTCCTTCTCCAAAAGTTTTGCAGCATGAAGAGCTGCTGCCAAAATATCCTGATTTTTCTATTCCAG ATGGAAACTGCCCTGCCCTTGGAAGGCCCCTGAGAGAGGACCCCAAAACTCCATTGACATGTGGCTGTGCTCAGAAGCCAG GCGAAATTTAG
- the SPMIP5 gene encoding sperm-associated microtubule inner protein 5 isoform X2, with protein sequence MEPSKTFMRNLPITPGYSGFVPFLSCQGTSREDDMNHCVKTFREKTQRYKDQLWEFCCAVATAPKLKPVNSEETVLRALHQYNRQHHPLILECKYVKKPLQEPPIPGWAGYLPRAKVTEFGCGTRYTVMAKNCYKDFLEITERAKKAHLKPYEEIYGVSSTKTSAPSPKVLQHEELLPKYPDFSIPDGNCPALGRPLREDPKTPLTCGCAQKPGTLTSLSNHLHAEEIKNSYWDNETVVIHSEMCRATRGSKLGLGGFFQGKNFHLDILDSHDSMGRSQKVREL encoded by the exons GCTTCGTGCCGTTCCTCAGCTGCCAAGGAACGTCCAGGGAGGATGACATGAACCACTGTGTGAAAACCTTCCGGGAGAAAACACAGCGCTATAAAGACCAGCTGTGGGAATTTTGCTGCGCAGTGGCCACTGCCCCGAAACTGAAGCCTGTCAACTCCGAGGAGACGGTCCTGCGGGCCCTGCACCAGTACAATCGGCAGCACCACCCCCTGATCCTGG AATGCAAATATGTAAAGAAACCTCTCCAGGAGCCCCCGATCCCTGGCTGGGCAGGCTACCTGCCGAGAGCCAAGGTCACTGAATTTGGCTGTGGCACGAGATACACTGTCATGGCCAAAAACTGCTACAAGGACTTCCTGGAGATCACGGAGAGGGCCAAGAAAGCACATCTGAAACCATATGAAGA AATATACGGAGTTAGCTCCACAAAAACTTCTGCTCCTTCTCCAAAAGTTTTGCAGCATGAAGAGCTGCTGCCAAAATATCCTGATTTTTCTATTCCAG ATGGAAACTGCCCTGCCCTTGGAAGGCCCCTGAGAGAGGACCCCAAAACTCCATTGACATGTGGCTGTGCTCAGAAGCCAG GCACCCTGACCTCCCTCAGCAACCATCTGcatgcagaagaaataaaaaacagctaCTGGGACAATGAGACCGTTGTCATCCACTCAGAAATGTGCAGAGCCACACGGGGCAGCAAGCTGGGCCTGGGAGGTTTTTTCCAAGGCAAGAATTTTCACCTGGACATCCTGGACTCCCATGATTCCATGGGTAGAAGTCAGAAGGTCAGAGAACTTTGA
- the SPMIP5 gene encoding sperm-associated microtubule inner protein 5 isoform X5, with protein sequence MEPSKTFMRNLPITPGYSGFVPFLSCQGTSREDDMNHCVKTFREKTQRYKDQLWEFCCAVATAPKLKPVNSEETVLRALHQYNRQHHPLILECKYVKKPLQEPPIPGWAGYLPRAKVTEFGCGTRYTVMAKNCYKDFLEITERAKKAHLKPYEEIYGVSSTKTSAPSPKVLQHEELLPKYPDFSIPDGNCPALGRPLREDPKTPLTCGCAQKPGT encoded by the exons GCTTCGTGCCGTTCCTCAGCTGCCAAGGAACGTCCAGGGAGGATGACATGAACCACTGTGTGAAAACCTTCCGGGAGAAAACACAGCGCTATAAAGACCAGCTGTGGGAATTTTGCTGCGCAGTGGCCACTGCCCCGAAACTGAAGCCTGTCAACTCCGAGGAGACGGTCCTGCGGGCCCTGCACCAGTACAATCGGCAGCACCACCCCCTGATCCTGG AATGCAAATATGTAAAGAAACCTCTCCAGGAGCCCCCGATCCCTGGCTGGGCAGGCTACCTGCCGAGAGCCAAGGTCACTGAATTTGGCTGTGGCACGAGATACACTGTCATGGCCAAAAACTGCTACAAGGACTTCCTGGAGATCACGGAGAGGGCCAAGAAAGCACATCTGAAACCATATGAAGA AATATACGGAGTTAGCTCCACAAAAACTTCTGCTCCTTCTCCAAAAGTTTTGCAGCATGAAGAGCTGCTGCCAAAATATCCTGATTTTTCTATTCCAG ATGGAAACTGCCCTGCCCTTGGAAGGCCCCTGAGAGAGGACCCCAAAACTCCATTGACATGTGGCTGTGCTCAGAAGCCAG ggacatAG
- the SPMIP5 gene encoding sperm-associated microtubule inner protein 5 isoform X6: MEPSKTFMRNLPITPGYSGFVPFLSCQGTSREDDMNHCVKTFREKTQRYKDQLWEFCCAVATAPKLKPVNSEETVLRALHQYNRQHHPLILECKYVKKPLQEPPIPGWAGYLPRAKVTEFGCGTRYTVMAKNCYKDFLEITERAKKAHLKPYEEIYGVSSTKTSAPSPKVLQHEELLPKYPDFSIPDGNCPALGRPLREDPKTPLTCGCAQKPGC, from the exons GCTTCGTGCCGTTCCTCAGCTGCCAAGGAACGTCCAGGGAGGATGACATGAACCACTGTGTGAAAACCTTCCGGGAGAAAACACAGCGCTATAAAGACCAGCTGTGGGAATTTTGCTGCGCAGTGGCCACTGCCCCGAAACTGAAGCCTGTCAACTCCGAGGAGACGGTCCTGCGGGCCCTGCACCAGTACAATCGGCAGCACCACCCCCTGATCCTGG AATGCAAATATGTAAAGAAACCTCTCCAGGAGCCCCCGATCCCTGGCTGGGCAGGCTACCTGCCGAGAGCCAAGGTCACTGAATTTGGCTGTGGCACGAGATACACTGTCATGGCCAAAAACTGCTACAAGGACTTCCTGGAGATCACGGAGAGGGCCAAGAAAGCACATCTGAAACCATATGAAGA AATATACGGAGTTAGCTCCACAAAAACTTCTGCTCCTTCTCCAAAAGTTTTGCAGCATGAAGAGCTGCTGCCAAAATATCCTGATTTTTCTATTCCAG ATGGAAACTGCCCTGCCCTTGGAAGGCCCCTGAGAGAGGACCCCAAAACTCCATTGACATGTGGCTGTGCTCAGAAGCCAG
- the SPMIP5 gene encoding sperm-associated microtubule inner protein 5 isoform X1, which produces MEPSKTFMRNLPITPGYSGFVPFLSCQGTSREDDMNHCVKTFREKTQRYKDQLWEFCCAVATAPKLKPVNSEETVLRALHQYNRQHHPLILECKYVKKPLQEPPIPGWAGYLPRAKVTEFGCGTRYTVMAKNCYKDFLEITERAKKAHLKPYEEIYGVSSTKTSAPSPKVLQHEELLPKYPDFSIPDGNCPALGRPLREDPKTPLTCGCAQKPAGTLTSLSNHLHAEEIKNSYWDNETVVIHSEMCRATRGSKLGLGGFFQGKNFHLDILDSHDSMGRSQKVREL; this is translated from the exons GCTTCGTGCCGTTCCTCAGCTGCCAAGGAACGTCCAGGGAGGATGACATGAACCACTGTGTGAAAACCTTCCGGGAGAAAACACAGCGCTATAAAGACCAGCTGTGGGAATTTTGCTGCGCAGTGGCCACTGCCCCGAAACTGAAGCCTGTCAACTCCGAGGAGACGGTCCTGCGGGCCCTGCACCAGTACAATCGGCAGCACCACCCCCTGATCCTGG AATGCAAATATGTAAAGAAACCTCTCCAGGAGCCCCCGATCCCTGGCTGGGCAGGCTACCTGCCGAGAGCCAAGGTCACTGAATTTGGCTGTGGCACGAGATACACTGTCATGGCCAAAAACTGCTACAAGGACTTCCTGGAGATCACGGAGAGGGCCAAGAAAGCACATCTGAAACCATATGAAGA AATATACGGAGTTAGCTCCACAAAAACTTCTGCTCCTTCTCCAAAAGTTTTGCAGCATGAAGAGCTGCTGCCAAAATATCCTGATTTTTCTATTCCAG ATGGAAACTGCCCTGCCCTTGGAAGGCCCCTGAGAGAGGACCCCAAAACTCCATTGACATGTGGCTGTGCTCAGAAGCCAG CAGGCACCCTGACCTCCCTCAGCAACCATCTGcatgcagaagaaataaaaaacagctaCTGGGACAATGAGACCGTTGTCATCCACTCAGAAATGTGCAGAGCCACACGGGGCAGCAAGCTGGGCCTGGGAGGTTTTTTCCAAGGCAAGAATTTTCACCTGGACATCCTGGACTCCCATGATTCCATGGGTAGAAGTCAGAAGGTCAGAGAACTTTGA